From the Vibrio alginolyticus NBRC 15630 = ATCC 17749 genome, one window contains:
- the lptG gene encoding LPS export ABC transporter permease LptG — translation MFKILDLYIGRTIISTTALVLATFVGLSGIIKYVEQLRKVGRGVYDLTHALYFVLLSVPRDIEMFFPMAALLGALIGLGMLASSSELVVMQAAGFSKLDIGLSVLKTAVPLMIVVMALGQWGAPEAQKMARDLRAFAISGGSIVSVRSGVWARDANDFIFIGKVEDDKLYALNMWRFDDDKNLQKVIFAEEVDYQQDNNWLMRYVQITDMENENVISKQDIEQMEWHTSLAPDKLAVVTVKPEELSLSGLYDYVTYLKASEQDASRYELAFWRKLTQPLSIAVMMLMALSFVFGPLRSVTMGARVLSGVVAGFTFYISSEFFGPLSLVYGISPVFGALAPSLVFLAIAIALLRRKL, via the coding sequence GTGTTCAAAATCTTAGACCTTTACATCGGTAGAACCATCATCTCTACCACTGCCTTGGTTTTAGCGACGTTTGTTGGCTTATCGGGCATCATCAAATATGTAGAACAGCTACGTAAAGTAGGGCGAGGTGTGTACGACCTCACTCATGCGTTGTACTTTGTGTTACTCAGTGTGCCGCGTGATATCGAAATGTTCTTTCCAATGGCGGCATTACTCGGTGCCCTGATCGGCTTAGGTATGTTGGCTTCAAGCTCTGAGCTGGTGGTGATGCAAGCTGCTGGTTTCTCTAAGCTGGATATCGGGTTATCGGTACTAAAAACGGCCGTCCCGCTCATGATTGTCGTTATGGCGTTAGGTCAATGGGGCGCTCCTGAGGCCCAGAAGATGGCCCGTGACTTACGTGCGTTTGCGATATCAGGTGGTAGCATTGTGTCTGTGCGCTCAGGTGTGTGGGCTCGTGACGCAAACGACTTTATCTTTATAGGTAAAGTCGAAGACGACAAGCTTTATGCTTTAAATATGTGGCGTTTTGATGATGATAAGAATCTACAAAAAGTTATTTTCGCCGAAGAAGTCGACTACCAACAAGATAACAACTGGCTGATGCGCTACGTACAAATTACGGACATGGAAAATGAAAACGTAATTTCAAAGCAAGACATCGAACAGATGGAGTGGCACACCTCTTTGGCACCAGATAAGCTAGCTGTGGTGACCGTGAAGCCAGAAGAACTGTCACTGAGCGGTTTGTATGATTATGTGACTTACCTGAAAGCATCGGAACAAGATGCATCTCGCTATGAGTTGGCGTTTTGGCGTAAGTTGACTCAGCCGCTTTCAATTGCTGTGATGATGTTAATGGCGCTATCTTTTGTTTTCGGTCCACTCAGAAGCGTGACCATGGGGGCAAGGGTATTGTCGGGCGTGGTTGCCGGGTTTACTTTTTACATATCCAGTGAGTTCTTTGGTCCATTAAGCTTGGTGTATGGCATATCCCCAGTGTTTGGTGCTTTGGCCCCGAGTTTGGTGTTCTTAGCTATTGCGATTGCACTGCTACGAAGAAAGCTATAA
- the lptF gene encoding LPS export ABC transporter permease LptF produces the protein MIIVRYLIRETLKSQFAIFFVLFLVFVSQKFISVLADASDGDIPAGLIFSIVGLNMPAMGLLMLPLSLYIGILITFGRLYAESEIVVMNATGIGNKFLVQAALYLALITSAVAAFNALWLSPWSQDRVEQLYEQVASENSVDLLKKGQFQGTPDGSSVVFIDDIKDNTLSNVFVAQMRPRDSVLPSVMFSSSGEVKELSDGRQIITMKEGTRYEGVPTRVEYMITKFDEYEGVIGQREVKKKGRDWEAYPTVDLIGHPDPEAQAELQWRISLFVCIPLLTMLVIPLSAVNPRQGRFAKMGPAILIYLAYFLAISATKSALEDGDIPAAIGMWPINAMLLIVAIMANMMDSVAARRIKDKFRKKRLA, from the coding sequence GTGATTATTGTTAGATATTTGATCCGCGAAACACTCAAGAGCCAATTTGCGATTTTTTTCGTACTTTTTTTGGTGTTTGTAAGCCAGAAATTCATAAGTGTTCTTGCTGATGCTTCTGATGGGGATATTCCTGCTGGATTGATTTTCTCGATTGTTGGTTTGAACATGCCAGCAATGGGTCTGTTAATGCTGCCTTTAAGTCTGTATATCGGCATATTGATCACATTTGGTCGTCTGTATGCAGAGAGCGAAATTGTCGTAATGAACGCGACAGGTATTGGTAATAAATTCTTGGTTCAAGCGGCCTTATACCTAGCGTTGATTACTTCAGCGGTGGCGGCTTTCAATGCGTTGTGGCTATCGCCGTGGTCTCAAGACCGCGTTGAGCAGCTTTATGAGCAGGTAGCGTCAGAAAACAGCGTTGACCTACTTAAAAAAGGTCAGTTCCAAGGTACACCAGACGGTTCATCGGTTGTGTTCATCGATGACATTAAAGACAATACCTTGAGCAACGTTTTTGTTGCGCAGATGCGCCCTCGAGATTCAGTGTTACCGAGTGTGATGTTCTCATCTTCTGGTGAAGTAAAAGAGCTTTCGGACGGTCGTCAGATCATCACTATGAAAGAAGGTACGCGTTATGAAGGTGTGCCTACTCGCGTTGAATATATGATCACGAAATTCGATGAATACGAAGGTGTTATCGGCCAACGTGAGGTCAAAAAGAAAGGGCGAGACTGGGAAGCATACCCAACGGTTGACTTGATAGGTCACCCAGATCCAGAGGCGCAAGCGGAGCTACAATGGCGAATTTCGTTATTTGTGTGTATTCCACTCTTAACAATGCTCGTTATTCCTTTGTCTGCGGTGAATCCGCGTCAGGGACGGTTTGCCAAAATGGGGCCTGCGATTCTGATCTACCTAGCGTATTTCTTGGCGATCAGTGCAACCAAATCTGCATTAGAAGATGGTGACATCCCGGCTGCTATTGGTATGTGGCCAATCAATGCGATGTTGCTGATTGTTGCTATCATGGCGAATATGATGGACAGCGTTGCTGCTAGACGAATAAAAGACAAATTCCGCAAGAAGAGGCTCGCGTAA
- the pepA gene encoding leucyl aminopeptidase — translation MEFSVKSGSPEKQRSACIVVGVFEPRRLSPVAEQLDKISDGYISSLLRRGDLEGKPGQMLLLHQVPGVLSERVLLVGCGKERELGERQYKEIIQKTISTLNETGSMEAVCFLTELHVKGRDTYWKVRQAVEATKDGLYTFNQFKSVKPETRRPLRKLVFNVPTRRELNLGEKAITHGLAIASGVKASKDLGNMPPNVANPAYLASQARRLADDYETVTTKIIGEQEMEKLGMTSYLAVGRGSKNESMMSIIEYKGNPDSDAKPIVLVGKGLTFDSGGISLKPGEGMDEMKYDMCGAASVFGTMKALAKLNLPINVIGVLAGCENMPGSNAYRPGDILTTMSGQTVEVLNTDAEGRLVLCDALTYVERFEPDCVVDVATLTGACVIALGHHISGVISNHNPLSHELVNASEQASDRAWRLPMADEYHEQLKSPFADMANIGGRPGGTITAGCFLSKFAKKYNWAHVDIAGTAWKSGAAKGSTGRPVSMLVQFLLNRSGQETEE, via the coding sequence ATGGAGTTCAGTGTAAAAAGTGGCAGTCCAGAGAAACAACGTAGCGCATGTATCGTTGTTGGTGTGTTTGAACCACGTCGCCTTTCTCCAGTAGCCGAACAACTTGATAAAATCAGTGACGGTTACATCAGTTCACTACTTCGCCGTGGTGATCTAGAGGGTAAACCTGGTCAGATGCTGCTACTGCATCAAGTACCAGGTGTTTTGTCAGAGCGCGTTTTACTTGTCGGTTGCGGCAAAGAGCGTGAACTTGGCGAGCGCCAGTACAAGGAAATCATTCAAAAGACGATCAGCACACTTAACGAGACAGGCTCAATGGAAGCGGTATGTTTCCTAACTGAACTGCATGTTAAGGGTCGTGATACATACTGGAAAGTGCGCCAGGCTGTAGAAGCGACTAAAGATGGTCTATACACATTTAATCAATTCAAGAGCGTGAAACCTGAGACTCGCCGCCCACTGCGCAAGCTTGTTTTCAACGTACCAACGCGTCGTGAATTGAACTTGGGTGAAAAAGCAATCACTCATGGTCTTGCTATCGCATCAGGTGTCAAAGCCTCAAAAGACCTTGGCAACATGCCGCCAAACGTAGCTAATCCAGCTTACCTTGCTTCTCAAGCTCGTCGTCTAGCGGACGATTACGAAACCGTAACCACCAAAATTATTGGTGAGCAAGAGATGGAAAAACTGGGTATGACCTCTTACCTAGCAGTAGGCCGTGGTTCTAAAAACGAATCTATGATGTCTATCATCGAGTACAAAGGTAACCCTGACTCAGATGCAAAACCGATTGTGCTCGTAGGTAAAGGTCTAACCTTCGACTCAGGCGGTATCTCTCTAAAGCCGGGCGAAGGTATGGATGAGATGAAGTACGACATGTGTGGTGCGGCATCGGTATTCGGTACAATGAAAGCGCTAGCGAAGCTAAACCTACCAATCAACGTTATTGGTGTTCTAGCGGGCTGTGAAAACATGCCTGGCAGCAACGCTTACCGTCCAGGTGACATCCTAACGACCATGTCTGGTCAAACTGTAGAAGTTCTGAACACGGATGCTGAAGGCCGTCTTGTTCTTTGTGACGCACTGACTTACGTAGAGCGTTTCGAACCAGACTGCGTGGTTGACGTTGCAACGCTAACTGGTGCTTGTGTTATCGCACTAGGCCACCATATCAGCGGTGTAATCTCTAACCACAACCCTCTTTCTCATGAGCTAGTAAACGCTTCTGAGCAAGCGAGTGACCGTGCATGGCGTCTACCAATGGCAGACGAGTACCACGAACAGTTGAAGAGCCCGTTTGCGGATATGGCAAACATTGGTGGTCGCCCTGGTGGCACAATTACTGCGGGTTGCTTCTTATCTAAGTTCGCGAAGAAGTATAACTGGGCACACGTCGATATCGCAGGTACCGCGTGGAAATCAGGCGCAGCGAAAGGCTCAACGGGCCGTCCTGTCTCAATGCTTGTCCAATTCCTTTTGAACCGCAGCGGCCAAGAGACAGAAGAGTAA
- a CDS encoding DNA polymerase III subunit chi, protein MQTATFYIINEESPQATVAGFEEYIVFLAQHFARQGAKVYLNCQDKPHAEQLAEAFWQVDADKFMAHNLVGEGPKYATNIEIGHEGVKPNWNRQLVINLAENETTFANKFAQVVDFVPCEEKAKQLARERYKIYRQAGYQLQTIEIQYP, encoded by the coding sequence ATGCAAACTGCAACCTTCTACATCATTAACGAAGAGAGCCCGCAAGCAACGGTGGCTGGCTTTGAAGAATACATCGTGTTTTTGGCTCAGCACTTTGCTCGCCAAGGCGCTAAAGTGTATTTAAACTGCCAAGACAAACCACACGCCGAGCAGCTCGCTGAAGCCTTTTGGCAAGTTGATGCAGACAAGTTCATGGCACATAACCTCGTAGGCGAGGGACCGAAATACGCCACCAATATTGAAATCGGCCATGAAGGTGTAAAACCTAATTGGAACCGTCAGCTGGTAATTAATTTGGCGGAAAATGAGACAACCTTTGCGAACAAGTTTGCTCAAGTGGTAGACTTCGTGCCCTGCGAAGAAAAAGCTAAACAACTCGCAAGAGAAAGATATAAAATTTACCGTCAAGCAGGTTACCAGCTGCAAACGATCGAAATTCAATATCCTTAA
- a CDS encoding valine--tRNA ligase: MEKTYNPTSIEQALYQTWEEKGYFKPHGDTTKESYSIMIPPPNVTGSLHMGHAFQDTIMDTLIRCERMKGKNTLWQVGTDHAGIATQMVVERKIAAEEGKTKHDYGREAFIDKIWEWKGESGGTITKQLRRLGASVDWDRERFTMDDGLSNAVQEVFVRLYEDDLIYRGKRLVNWDPKLHTAISDLEVENKDTKGHMWHFRYPLADGAKTADGKDYIVVATTRPETVLGDTGVAVNPEDLRYKDLIGKEIILPIVDRRIPIVGDEHADMEKGTGCVKITPAHDFNDYEVGKRHQLPMINILTFDANIRDASEVFNTNGEASDAYSTELPAKYHGMERFAARKAIVAEFDELGLLEEVKDHDLQVPYGDRGGVVIEPMLTDQWYVRTAPLAKTAVEAVENGDIQFVPKQYENMYFSWMRDVQDWCISRQLWWGHRIPAWYDNQGNVYVGRTEEEVRKNNNLESVIELHQDEDVLDTWFSSALWTFGTQGWPEQTDDLKVFHPSDVLVTGFDIIFFWVARMIMMTMHFVKDENGKPQVPFKTVYVTGLIRDENGDKMSKSKGNVLDPIDMIDGIDLESLVEKRCGNMMQPQLAKKIEKNTRKTFENGIEAYGTDALRFTLAAMASTGRDINWDMKRLEGYRNFCNKLWNASRYVMMNTEEQDCGFNGGEIEYSLADKWIESQFELAAKAFNNHIDNFRLDMAANTLYEFIWNQFCDWYLELTKPVLWKGTEAQQRGTRRTLITVLEKTLRLAHPVIPYITETIWQSIKPLVEGVEGETIMLQALPQFDEANFNQEALDDIEWVKAFITSIRNLRAEYDINPGKPLDVMLKAANAEDASRLEASKQVLMSLAKLEAVRVLEAGEQTPACATALVGKSELMIPMAGLIDKDAELARLDGEIKKTHGEIKRIEGKLGNEGFVAKAPEAVVAKEREKLEGYKETLAKLEEQKTTIAAL, encoded by the coding sequence ATGGAAAAGACATACAACCCAACTTCAATCGAACAAGCTCTGTATCAGACTTGGGAAGAGAAAGGCTACTTTAAGCCACACGGTGACACTACTAAAGAATCATACAGCATCATGATCCCGCCACCGAACGTCACTGGTAGCCTACACATGGGCCACGCGTTCCAAGATACGATCATGGATACGCTTATCCGTTGTGAACGTATGAAGGGTAAAAACACCCTTTGGCAAGTAGGTACTGACCACGCTGGTATCGCAACTCAGATGGTTGTTGAGCGTAAGATCGCTGCAGAAGAAGGCAAAACAAAACACGATTACGGTCGTGAAGCTTTCATCGACAAAATCTGGGAATGGAAAGGCGAATCTGGCGGCACTATCACTAAGCAGCTTCGTCGTCTTGGCGCATCTGTAGACTGGGATCGTGAACGCTTCACGATGGACGATGGTCTATCTAACGCCGTTCAAGAAGTGTTCGTACGTCTATACGAAGACGATCTAATCTACCGCGGTAAGCGTCTAGTTAACTGGGATCCAAAGCTACACACAGCGATTTCAGATCTAGAAGTAGAGAACAAAGACACTAAAGGCCACATGTGGCACTTCCGCTACCCACTGGCAGATGGCGCTAAAACAGCGGATGGCAAAGACTACATCGTTGTTGCAACGACTCGTCCAGAGACCGTGCTAGGCGATACGGGTGTTGCAGTTAACCCAGAAGATCTACGTTACAAAGATCTTATCGGTAAAGAAATCATCCTTCCTATCGTTGATCGTCGCATCCCAATCGTGGGCGATGAGCACGCAGATATGGAAAAAGGTACTGGCTGTGTGAAAATCACACCTGCGCACGACTTCAACGACTACGAAGTAGGTAAGCGCCACCAGCTACCAATGATCAACATTCTGACTTTCGACGCAAACATCCGTGATGCTTCTGAAGTATTCAACACCAACGGCGAAGCAAGCGACGCTTACAGCACTGAGCTACCAGCTAAATACCACGGTATGGAGCGTTTTGCCGCTCGTAAAGCTATCGTTGCTGAATTCGACGAGCTAGGCCTACTTGAAGAAGTGAAAGATCACGATCTACAAGTTCCTTACGGCGACCGTGGTGGCGTGGTTATCGAACCAATGCTAACTGACCAATGGTACGTACGTACTGCGCCTCTAGCGAAAACTGCAGTTGAAGCAGTAGAAAACGGCGACATCCAATTCGTTCCTAAGCAGTACGAAAACATGTACTTCTCTTGGATGCGTGACGTTCAAGACTGGTGTATCTCTCGTCAGCTATGGTGGGGTCACCGCATCCCAGCTTGGTACGACAACCAAGGTAATGTTTACGTAGGTCGCACTGAAGAAGAAGTTCGTAAGAACAACAACCTAGAGTCAGTCATTGAACTTCACCAAGACGAAGACGTACTGGATACGTGGTTCTCTTCTGCACTATGGACGTTCGGTACTCAAGGTTGGCCAGAGCAAACTGACGATCTGAAAGTATTCCACCCTTCAGACGTTCTAGTAACTGGTTTCGACATCATCTTCTTCTGGGTTGCGCGCATGATCATGATGACCATGCACTTCGTGAAAGACGAAAACGGCAAGCCACAAGTACCATTTAAAACGGTTTACGTTACTGGTCTAATCCGTGACGAAAACGGCGACAAGATGTCGAAGTCGAAAGGTAACGTACTTGACCCAATCGACATGATCGATGGTATCGACCTAGAGTCTCTCGTAGAGAAGCGTTGTGGCAACATGATGCAACCTCAGCTAGCGAAGAAGATCGAGAAGAACACTCGTAAGACGTTTGAAAACGGTATCGAAGCATACGGTACAGACGCACTACGTTTCACTCTTGCAGCAATGGCATCAACAGGTCGTGATATCAACTGGGATATGAAGCGTCTTGAGGGTTACCGTAACTTCTGTAACAAACTATGGAACGCAAGCCGTTACGTAATGATGAACACAGAAGAGCAAGATTGTGGCTTCAACGGTGGTGAGATTGAATACTCACTAGCAGACAAATGGATCGAGTCTCAGTTTGAACTTGCAGCGAAAGCGTTCAACAACCATATCGACAACTTCCGTCTAGATATGGCTGCGAACACGCTTTACGAATTCATCTGGAACCAATTCTGTGACTGGTACCTAGAGCTAACTAAACCCGTTCTATGGAAAGGTACTGAAGCGCAACAGCGTGGTACTCGCCGTACACTCATCACGGTACTTGAGAAGACTCTACGTCTGGCTCATCCTGTGATTCCTTACATCACTGAAACTATCTGGCAAAGCATCAAGCCACTAGTTGAAGGTGTAGAAGGTGAGACAATCATGCTTCAAGCACTGCCTCAATTCGACGAAGCAAACTTCAACCAAGAAGCGCTAGATGATATCGAATGGGTGAAGGCGTTCATTACCAGCATCCGTAACCTACGTGCTGAATACGACATCAACCCTGGTAAGCCGCTTGACGTTATGCTGAAAGCAGCAAATGCAGAAGATGCCTCTCGTCTAGAAGCAAGCAAGCAAGTACTGATGTCACTAGCGAAGCTAGAAGCAGTACGCGTGCTTGAAGCTGGCGAACAAACTCCTGCATGTGCGACAGCACTGGTTGGCAAGTCTGAGCTGATGATCCCAATGGCAGGTCTGATCGACAAAGATGCTGAGCTTGCTCGTCTAGATGGCGAAATCAAGAAGACTCACGGCGAAATCAAGCGTATCGAAGGCAAACTAGGTAACGAAGGCTTCGTAGCGAAAGCACCTGAAGCAGTTGTTGCTAAAGAGCGTGAGAAACTTGAAGGCTACAAAGAGACGCTAGCTAAGCTAGAAGAGCAGAAGACAACGATCGCTGCACTTTAA
- a CDS encoding DUF2061 domain-containing protein: MKKTLTFAALHFTIAFSVAYVLTGDILIGSLIAMIEPSVNTVAFYFHEKAWAKVPALKARQWMTKLKTASFATVHFSVAFTVVYLLTGDAFVGGVMAMLEPSLNTVAYYFHEKVWMRKSSEKAPAPQFCLHHHA, translated from the coding sequence ATGAAAAAGACACTAACCTTTGCAGCACTCCATTTTACTATCGCGTTTAGTGTCGCTTACGTGCTTACTGGCGACATTCTAATTGGTAGTTTAATTGCCATGATTGAGCCTTCAGTGAACACCGTAGCCTTCTACTTTCATGAAAAGGCATGGGCAAAAGTCCCAGCACTTAAAGCTCGTCAGTGGATGACCAAATTAAAAACCGCAAGCTTTGCGACCGTGCACTTCAGCGTCGCTTTTACCGTGGTTTACTTACTAACAGGTGATGCATTTGTCGGCGGCGTAATGGCGATGCTAGAGCCGAGTTTGAACACGGTGGCTTACTACTTCCACGAGAAAGTATGGATGCGTAAATCATCAGAAAAAGCTCCAGCACCGCAGTTTTGTTTACATCACCACGCTTAA
- a CDS encoding bifunctional helix-turn-helix transcriptional regulator/GNAT family N-acetyltransferase: MNARQLRHYSRQAVRLLGMLDKQCGDVALTPVQAHALGEIQLQPLTINQLAQQLNVDKSNASRTVTGLIKLGLVESIENPKDKRSQLVAITEQGQQALSQLDQQQNHFFEQLLTQLDDSEQEQLKLGLETYLKGLTKVCQSEEYVLRPLTKADNPQVADVIRKVSAEYGLTADKGYGVADPTLDDMYSVYNQCGAAYWVIEHRGEIVGGGGFAPLAGEPNVCELQKMYFLPQTRGHGLAKRIVALSLQLAKQFGYQQCYLETTECLREAVSLYEKLGFEHLDAPLGQTGHDACEVVMLKML, translated from the coding sequence ATGAACGCTCGTCAACTTCGACACTACTCCCGTCAAGCCGTCCGATTGCTTGGTATGCTTGATAAACAATGCGGCGATGTCGCTCTCACTCCAGTGCAAGCGCACGCATTGGGTGAAATCCAATTGCAGCCATTGACCATCAATCAGCTGGCACAGCAGCTTAATGTCGACAAGTCCAACGCGAGCCGAACCGTTACTGGTTTGATTAAATTAGGTTTGGTCGAGAGCATCGAAAACCCAAAAGACAAACGTAGTCAACTCGTAGCGATTACAGAGCAAGGCCAACAGGCGTTATCACAACTGGACCAACAGCAAAACCACTTCTTTGAACAACTGCTTACCCAACTCGATGACAGCGAGCAAGAGCAACTCAAACTTGGTCTAGAGACTTACCTAAAAGGGCTAACAAAAGTGTGTCAGTCTGAGGAATACGTTCTTCGACCTCTTACTAAAGCAGACAACCCGCAAGTCGCAGATGTGATTCGTAAAGTCTCTGCAGAATACGGCTTAACCGCAGACAAAGGTTATGGTGTGGCCGATCCAACGCTTGATGATATGTATTCGGTTTACAATCAATGCGGGGCCGCCTATTGGGTCATTGAACATCGCGGAGAGATCGTTGGTGGCGGTGGCTTTGCCCCTTTAGCTGGCGAGCCAAATGTGTGTGAACTACAAAAGATGTACTTCTTACCTCAAACACGAGGACACGGTTTAGCCAAACGCATCGTCGCATTGAGCTTACAATTGGCGAAACAATTTGGGTATCAGCAGTGCTATTTAGAGACAACTGAATGTCTGAGAGAAGCGGTAAGCTTGTATGAAAAGCTAGGCTTTGAGCATCTCGATGCCCCGCTTGGACAAACAGGGCATGATGCATGTGAAGTCGTAATGCTTAAGATGCTGTAA
- a CDS encoding glycosyl hydrolase 2 galactose-binding domain-containing protein, with the protein MQLSLAGLWQVSPLTDLSIPQDDITFPAPLSQVLPVEMTEEAIRQQEWHLMHDIEVDESMMAFPAVEMVLGGVDYHAEVRLNGVALFDCDGSQNVYKKDIRPFMQMGRNRFEILFLEEEEDLLLDEDKPELCSLADHEYQKSDERLGVWQEPYLQFIRNVRLDRVATEQIWHHGGGCEFKVDLYYQTFAPGLVSASVKFNGMTYHIPIDVRAEHASALFQIEAPKYADLTDPDPSDLYQLSVELDGQHQNFTVALSQELCVTHVVL; encoded by the coding sequence ATGCAACTCTCACTCGCCGGTTTATGGCAAGTCTCTCCACTGACGGACCTTTCTATCCCACAGGATGACATTACTTTCCCTGCTCCTTTGAGTCAGGTATTGCCAGTTGAAATGACAGAAGAAGCAATTCGTCAGCAAGAGTGGCACCTGATGCATGACATTGAAGTGGATGAATCCATGATGGCATTCCCAGCGGTAGAAATGGTGTTGGGTGGTGTGGATTACCATGCAGAAGTGCGTTTGAACGGAGTAGCATTGTTTGACTGTGACGGTTCTCAAAATGTCTACAAGAAAGACATTCGCCCGTTCATGCAGATGGGGCGCAACCGTTTTGAGATCCTATTCCTTGAGGAAGAAGAAGATCTTCTGTTGGATGAGGATAAACCGGAGTTGTGTTCACTTGCAGATCATGAATACCAAAAGAGTGACGAGCGCTTAGGGGTATGGCAAGAGCCGTATCTGCAGTTTATTCGCAATGTGCGTTTAGACCGCGTGGCTACTGAACAGATTTGGCACCACGGTGGTGGTTGTGAGTTTAAGGTGGATTTGTACTACCAAACTTTTGCGCCGGGTTTAGTATCGGCATCGGTTAAGTTCAATGGCATGACTTACCATATTCCTATTGATGTCCGAGCGGAGCATGCGAGCGCTTTATTCCAGATCGAAGCGCCAAAGTATGCCGATCTTACTGATCCTGATCCAAGTGATCTCTACCAGTTGTCTGTTGAGTTGGATGGGCAGCACCAAAACTTCACTGTTGCCTTGAGCCAGGAGCTTTGTGTTACCCATGTTGTGCTTTAA
- the rraB gene encoding ribonuclease E inhibitor RraB, with translation MSHEDEYLSVEELIEIQKEETRDIIAALLEDGSDPDSLYEIEHHLFAEDFDTLEKAVVEAFKMGFEVLEAEETEDEDGNKLLCCDATMESALDAEAIDAQVEKLIHLAEKYDIIYDGWGTYYEGEDALYPEEDEDDE, from the coding sequence ATGTCTCACGAAGATGAATATCTATCAGTAGAAGAATTAATTGAGATTCAAAAGGAAGAGACTCGCGATATCATTGCAGCATTGCTAGAAGATGGCAGCGATCCAGATTCGCTATACGAAATTGAGCACCACCTGTTTGCAGAAGATTTTGACACGCTAGAAAAAGCGGTAGTTGAAGCATTCAAGATGGGCTTTGAAGTTCTTGAAGCAGAAGAAACTGAAGATGAAGATGGTAACAAGTTGCTTTGCTGTGATGCGACTATGGAGTCCGCACTAGATGCAGAAGCGATTGATGCGCAAGTTGAAAAATTGATTCACTTGGCAGAAAAATACGACATCATCTATGACGGTTGGGGTACGTACTACGAAGGCGAAGATGCGCTTTACCCTGAAGAAGATGAAGACGACGAGTAA